A single region of the Nicotiana sylvestris chromosome 6, ASM39365v2, whole genome shotgun sequence genome encodes:
- the LOC138870580 gene encoding uncharacterized protein, which translates to MVAIEKLEKQVIDLKFEIDLHIAADDGEKRKLAQENEVLKAQIQEMKIATINPKRSRADERLINGLKKKALEYQEDLEKSEAGFEEINRELSQFEEKSKPNLNDTKADNLGDAVDIRENKISIHIAPNIREELIKALIEFKDVFAWSYDDMPGLNTDLVVHKLPIKLACPPVKHKLRKFKTDMSVNIKEEVTKQLQAKILLTEFDIVYVTRTTMKDQALADHLAENPVDKESEPLRTYFPDEEVMQVDELELSEEPAFVQKDFFFFYLCKSSLLGLNTLSPQQFVFEKEFQSLLPIAKSIDSVSELIRAQAVLNPIAAVLSVAYLLLTSPSSCPVFQSSPWREYEDEALGPDMNKKRKGRVATACPDETAALTSGLNPDVEKEDKDRSSLRRRMRADLDVSGVTKEAKKSLQQCKKMYDHAILRLHGELSFHEKERNNIALKREDSEARDSRGDKELRELRASLKVEQSSSRISQLEANISGLKEQSEIVTGELATSRGLLSDTRREIATLAAAKSEADLDATDYKEDAATTHAMVRDISLAAGQKLARAIEHAKAKREVLEELEARGVELSADLEEACVMEGILAPMIVPDGGEDDSGEE; encoded by the exons ATGGTTGCAATAGAaaagttggagaagcaagttatagatctgaaatttgagatagatttgcatatcgctgcagatgaTGGAGAGaagagaaaactagctcaggaaaacgaggtcctcaaagctcaaatccaggaaatgaaaatagctactATAAACCCAAAGAGAAGCCGGGCTgatgaaaggctcataaacggtctaaagaagaaagccctcgagtatcaagaagacctggaaaaatctgaAGCTG gtttcgaagagataaacagagagttaagccagtttgaagagaaatccaagcccaacttaaatgacacaaaaGCCgacaatttaggggatgcagttgATATCAGGGAAaataaaataagcatccacattgcaccgaatattagggaagaactaatcaaagcacttattgagttcaaagacgtttttgcatggtcgtatgatgacatgccggggttaaacacggatttagtggttcacaaattgcccattaaacTGGCATGCCCTCCAGTCAAGCataaattgaggaagttcaaaacagacatgagtgtgaatattaaagaggaagtaaccaagcagttgcaagcaaag atattactcacagaattcgacatcgtctatgtgacgaggacgaccatgaaggACCAAGCATTAgctgatcacttggccgagaatcctgttgatAAAGAATCtgagcccttgaggacgtatttccctgatgaagaagtgatgcaagtagatgagttggaattatctgaggaaccag catttgttcagaaagatttcttctttttctatctttgcAAATCATCACTTCTTGGTCTAAAtactttatctccccagcagttcGTTTTTGAAAAGGaatttcagagcttattaccaatTGCCAAg TCTATTGATTCTGTTTCTGAACTTATCCGAGCTCA AGCTGTTCTGAATCCCATTGCTGCTGTATTGTCTGTTGCTtacctgctgctgacttctccttcttcctGTCCTGTTTTCCAATCCAG TCCTTGGAGAGAATATGAAGATGAGGCCTTGGGGCCTGACATgaacaagaaaaggaaaggcagGGTGGCCACTGCTTGTCCTGATGAAACTGCTGCCCTAACATCCGGGttgaaccctgatgttgagaagGAGGACAAGGATAGAAGTTCGTTGAGGAGGAGGATGAG AGCTGATCTCGATGTTTCTGGCGTCACTAAAGAAGCGAAGAAGTCCCTGCAGCAG TGTAAAAAGATGTATGATCATGCCATCCTTCGGCTTCATGGGGAACTTTCTTTCCATGAGAAGGAGCGTAATAACATTGCTTTGAAGCGTGAAGACTCGGAAGCACGTGATTCTCGGGGAGATAAAGAGTTGAGGGAGCTTCGGGCCTCTTTGAAG GTCGAGCAGAGTAGCTCACGGATTAGTCAGTTGGAAGCGAATATCTCTGGGCTAAAGGAGCAGAGCGAGATTGTGACCGGGGAATTGGCGACATCCCGGGGCCTTCTCTCAGACACTCGCAGAGAGATTGCTACTCTGGCCGCAGCTAAGTCTGAGGCTGATCTAGATGCTACTGATTATAAGGAGGATGCGGCTACAACGCATGCAATGGTTCGTGATATATCCTTGGCGGCTGGGCAGAAACTAGCACGAGCTATCGAGCATGCCAAGGCAAAGAGGGAGGTCCTGGAAGAACTCGAGGCCAGAGGCGTCGAGCTATCTGCCGACCTGGAGGAGGCCTGTGTGATGGAGGGAATACTGGCGCCTATGATTGTCCCCGATGGGGGTGAAGATGATAGTGGCGAGGAGTAG